A stretch of the Enterobacteriaceae bacterium ESL0689 genome encodes the following:
- a CDS encoding class I SAM-dependent methyltransferase, with the protein MTDAPVILDVCCGSRMFWHDKNDSRAIFSDIRAEQYTLCDGRKLVISPDIIADFKSLPFANASFPVVVFDPPHLVRVGDNAWMGKKYGRLNKDTWRDDLRAGFKEAFRVLRPQGVLIFKWNETQIPVSQILALTDEKPVITQRTGKNDKTHWIIFVKN; encoded by the coding sequence ATGACTGATGCACCTGTAATTTTAGACGTATGCTGTGGCTCCCGCATGTTTTGGCATGATAAAAACGACTCGCGGGCAATATTCAGCGATATTCGAGCAGAGCAGTACACTCTCTGCGACGGGCGAAAACTGGTAATCAGCCCTGATATTATCGCAGATTTTAAATCGCTGCCGTTTGCTAATGCCAGTTTTCCGGTTGTCGTATTTGACCCGCCTCATCTTGTACGGGTTGGTGATAACGCATGGATGGGGAAGAAATATGGTCGCTTGAATAAAGATACATGGCGCGACGATTTACGGGCTGGATTTAAAGAAGCGTTTCGCGTTCTGCGTCCACAGGGTGTGCTGATTTTTAAGTGGAACGAAACGCAAATCCCTGTGAGCCAGATTCTCGCGCTGACTGACGAGAAACCTGTTATCACCCAACGAACAGGCAAAAACGACAAAACGCACTGGATTATTTTTGTAAAAAACTAA
- a CDS encoding YqaJ viral recombinase family protein, producing the protein MEQHQRTPEWFAARCGKVTASRLGDIMAKTKSGYSASRQNYMAELICQRLTGKREESYSNAAMQRGTELEPVARELYSLNEFDAVITEVGLIDHPVIAGFGASPDGLVNDDGLIEIKCPNTWTHLQTLKTEEPKRQYLLQMHGQMMCTGRKWCDFVSYDDRLPPDLSYFKKKIYFDDELGKEIESEVTKFLMELEKEINEIKQHKRMVK; encoded by the coding sequence ATGGAACAGCACCAGAGAACACCTGAATGGTTCGCCGCACGCTGCGGCAAAGTTACCGCAAGCCGTCTTGGCGATATTATGGCAAAAACAAAATCTGGTTATTCAGCCAGTCGACAGAATTATATGGCGGAACTAATTTGCCAGCGACTGACAGGAAAACGCGAGGAGAGTTATTCAAATGCCGCAATGCAACGTGGCACTGAATTAGAGCCTGTAGCGCGTGAACTGTATTCGCTCAATGAGTTTGACGCTGTAATAACTGAAGTCGGCCTTATTGACCACCCTGTTATAGCTGGATTCGGTGCAAGCCCTGATGGGCTGGTTAATGATGACGGCCTGATTGAAATAAAGTGCCCCAACACCTGGACGCACCTGCAAACACTGAAAACAGAAGAGCCAAAACGGCAGTATTTATTGCAGATGCATGGACAAATGATGTGTACGGGGCGCAAATGGTGTGATTTTGTCAGTTATGATGATCGCCTCCCCCCTGATTTATCTTATTTCAAAAAGAAAATTTATTTCGATGATGAATTAGGGAAAGAAATTGAGAGTGAAGTAACAAAATTTCTTATGGAACTTGAAAAAGAAATTAACGAAATCAAACAACATAAACGCATGGTGAAATAA
- a CDS encoding recombinase RecT, which produces MSTALLTMAGKLATRLGMDAGTDLMNTLKNTAFKGGNVTDEQFTALLIVANQYGLNPWTKEIYAFPDKGGIVPVVGVDGWARIINEHPQFDGMEFAYDKDEGACTCKIYRKDRKHPTIVTEYMGECKRNTQPWQSHPTRMLRHKTLIQCARLAFGFAGIFDQDEAERVIEGTTAEVHAGHESDERRPALIAQGESAARLGAVKFQEFWVALSNEEKQILGMAEKRRMYEISLAIDNAAPVNTQNQEKE; this is translated from the coding sequence ATGAGCACAGCACTTTTAACAATGGCGGGTAAGCTGGCTACACGTCTTGGCATGGATGCCGGGACAGATTTAATGAACACATTAAAAAATACAGCATTTAAAGGCGGCAACGTTACAGACGAACAATTCACAGCGCTATTAATTGTTGCTAATCAGTACGGGCTAAACCCCTGGACTAAAGAAATATATGCGTTCCCCGATAAAGGCGGGATTGTTCCGGTAGTGGGCGTGGACGGCTGGGCACGAATTATTAACGAACACCCGCAATTTGACGGAATGGAGTTTGCCTACGATAAAGACGAGGGCGCGTGCACCTGCAAAATTTACCGGAAAGACCGTAAACACCCGACTATCGTTACTGAATATATGGGCGAGTGTAAAAGGAATACCCAGCCCTGGCAATCACACCCGACCCGGATGTTGCGCCACAAAACACTGATTCAGTGCGCACGCCTGGCGTTTGGATTTGCGGGTATTTTTGACCAGGACGAGGCGGAGCGGGTTATTGAGGGGACAACTGCTGAAGTTCATGCAGGGCACGAATCAGACGAACGCCGCCCGGCACTTATAGCACAGGGCGAATCTGCCGCCAGACTTGGTGCCGTAAAATTTCAGGAGTTTTGGGTCGCGTTAAGTAATGAAGAAAAGCAAATTCTTGGCATGGCTGAAAAGCGCAGAATGTATGAAATAAGTCTGGCGATTGATAACGCCGCTCCGGTTAATACTCAAAATCAGGAGAAAGAATAA
- a CDS encoding host-nuclease inhibitor Gam family protein → MNSYINYDRAEDAAWDRYYSRIDYDDSVSKLAQELENILKPCHFESMVKEKLKSHLENIKAISESFNDDCDFQEKLSEFIVYMSEAIARRHVNINIEGK, encoded by the coding sequence ATGAACTCATATATTAATTATGACAGAGCAGAAGATGCCGCATGGGATAGATATTATTCGCGCATTGATTATGATGATTCAGTATCAAAATTAGCACAGGAATTAGAAAACATACTAAAGCCATGTCATTTTGAATCTATGGTAAAAGAAAAACTCAAGTCACACTTAGAGAATATAAAAGCCATTTCTGAATCTTTTAATGATGATTGTGATTTTCAGGAAAAATTATCGGAATTTATCGTTTATATGAGTGAAGCAATTGCTCGTCGGCATGTGAATATTAACATTGAAGGAAAATAA